From Nicotiana tabacum cultivar K326 chromosome 22, ASM71507v2, whole genome shotgun sequence, one genomic window encodes:
- the LOC107832322 gene encoding uncharacterized protein LOC107832322, with amino-acid sequence MKESKTNSKRLREYNITFMEEDADRLLLPHNGALVISLNVLYFKIKGVIVDLGSSANIMQWRVLEQAKLTRSIIPATKLLFEFNLTSVTTGGEILLLTNAKGVMKTILFEVVDGDIGYNIILGRPWLHEMKVVPSTYHRLFKFSTPEGIKQIRGDQPAARDMNAISISSSKGKERAA; translated from the coding sequence ATGAAAGAATCAAAAACTAATAGTAAAAGGCTCCGAGAATACAATATCACTTTTATGGAGGAAGATGCAGACAGATTGCTGCTACCACACAATggtgcactggtaatttctttaaatgtattaTATTTTAAGATTAAAGGTGTTATAGTGGATCTAGGAAGTTCAGCTAATATCATGCAATGGAGAGTACTGGAACAAGCTAAACTCACCAGAAGCATTATTCCGGCAACAAAGCTCCTCTTTGAATTCAACCTCACGAGCGTGACAACCGGGGGAGAGATTTTGCTGCTCACAAATGCTaaaggagtaatgaaaacaatTCTCTTCGAAGTTGTAGATGGAGACATAGGGTACAATATTATCCTAGGAAGGccatggttacacgagatgaaagttgtgccTTCAACGTATCACCGATTATTTAAATTTTCGACACCCGAGGGGATCAAGCAGATAAGGGGTGATCAACCGGCAGCAAGGGATATGAATGCAATTTCGATCTCTAGTAGCAAAGGAAAGGAGCGCGCGGCATAG